Below is a window of bacterium DNA.
CGGGTTAATATCAAATAATAAACGGGTCGCGGCGACACCCTCCTGCGCCCCCCTACCCCACCGCCTTCCGCAGCATCTTAGCTAAACTCGTCGGCGTCGTCCGCTCGACGGCCACCTCTTTTCCGCTTGCAATCCCGCCGCGGTTTGATATAATTTACCAACGGGCGAGTTTCTCGCCCGTTTTTCTGCGCCCGGCGCAAGCGGAGGTTTCCTAATGTCGATAGTCGCGATGATCGGCGCCCAGTGGGGCGACGAGGGCAAGGGCAAAATTGCGGACGTGCTGTCGCGCGAATGCGCGGCGATGGCGCGCTTCAACGGCGGCAACAACGCCGGCCACACCGTCGTCGGCGGCGAAACGAAAATAGTCCTGCGGCTGGTGCCGGTGGGCATACTGCGGCCCGAGGTCCGCTGCTACGTAGGCCGGGGCTGCGTCGTCAACCCCTCGTACCTGCTGGAGGAACTGGGCCGCGTCGAGGAGTTCGGCGTCGCCGATTACGACTTGACCGTCGACTGGCACTGCCACCTCATACTGCCCTACCACGTGAAGCTGGACCAGGCCGGCGACGAGGCGCTGGGGCGGTGGCGCGTGGGAACGACGGGCCGCGGCATTGGGCCCTGCTACGCCGATAAAGCCGCCCGGCTGGGCTTGCGGCTGGCCGACCTCTTCGACGAAAGGCGTTTAAAGGAGCGGCTGGGGGCGCTCGCCGACCGCCACGCGCCCACGCTCGCGGCGCTGGGCGTCGAACTCGACGAGGAAGAGGTCCTGGCCGGCCTTAAGGACGCCGCGCCCCAACTCGAGCCCTACGCCGGCGACGTCGCCGCGGCGATGCAGGAGGAGGTCGCGAGCGGCGCCAAGGTCCTGCTGGAGGGCGCCCACGGCCTCTTGCTCGACGTCGACTACGGCACGTACCCCTTCGTCACCTCCTCGACGATTCACCCGGGGGGCGCGTACGCCGGCCTGGGCCTGCCCCCGGACGCCATAGGCCGCGTCGTCGGCGTCGTCAAGGCGTACCAGACGCGCGTGGGCGAAGGGCCCTTCCCGACGGAACTGGAGGACGAGC
It encodes the following:
- a CDS encoding adenylosuccinate synthase — its product is MSIVAMIGAQWGDEGKGKIADVLSRECAAMARFNGGNNAGHTVVGGETKIVLRLVPVGILRPEVRCYVGRGCVVNPSYLLEELGRVEEFGVADYDLTVDWHCHLILPYHVKLDQAGDEALGRWRVGTTGRGIGPCYADKAARLGLRLADLFDERRLKERLGALADRHAPTLAALGVELDEEEVLAGLKDAAPQLEPYAGDVAAAMQEEVASGAKVLLEGAHGLLLDVDYGTYPFVTSSTIHPGGAYAGLGLPPDAIGRVVGVVKAYQTRVGEGPFPTELEDELGERLRKRGNEYGSTTGRPRRCGWLDLVLLKYAVETAGINFIALNKLDVLDGVEPVKVCVAYELDGRRLERAPAPFDRLDKVEPVYEEIPGWADGASGATSYAALPAAAKEYIDFIEDYAGAEVAFVSTGPSREEGFIRREIFP